A portion of the Chrysoperla carnea unplaced genomic scaffold, inChrCarn1.1, whole genome shotgun sequence genome contains these proteins:
- the LOC123304887 gene encoding uncharacterized protein LOC123304887, with protein sequence MPTSQEKAASDLQVLIARRERYFQCIQQAFDLIPRLNDLNICRQFKARCKTLDKAYSEFDAVQNKILETNALAAVEHRISDVLASSQAFDNLFYAVRAAEASWSEPQTVSTPSAPTIKPKLPHITLPTFDGTYEKFDSFKSLFDTLIHNQGHLSTIEKYSYLRSSVSGTALTAIQGLPFAENSYETAYKTLVTRFTNKRVIASNVCQKLFSVKPFTQESQLKGFLEDFNVQVEALNNLALTSVSDFLISFMALRLLDPQTRQAFEDTRANDPTVPTYADIRKFVEGRIATCEVINSSSAKTNYPKPMGSMKVPVKRAMVAHASPPLKPSVQSTSSKPADLSHTCPCCAKSHRVIECNQFGNMTISQRYEVLRKKLLCFSCFGPHARSTCSSKFSCRHCGSKAHHTMLHNDSKANIPPISSASEPTVALSGNIMPSPSVHQHKQILLGTAIVSIPDVFGHHHDVRVLIDPGSMINIISQSLKDRLTLPMTASNIRISGIGSGKPQPAKGTVVCTVNSKHSPFSITVEAAVLPTIATKIPAVPVVQNIVNKLSQLKLADPQFYSPASVEMLIGAQHYANLLTSEPVVPGHPSLVPSMFGTLVMGECPSMSSNEYHSYWIMHSDTDLSYQLQKFWEVEELPVKTPLNPEDVKCEEHFVKTHRRDSDGAYIVRLPFRNGEAPELGDNRVSALNRLTKLEKRLEKQPTFKDLYHANLQDYLSSGHMVLAEKNSSYVLTHHGVTKDSSTTKVRVVFNPAEKTNATFPSLNETLLAGPKLQNSINDIVLNFRLHRVAITGDVKQMYRAIKLDARDSKFQQILWRFDPSQPVQQYEITRVCFGITSSPYHALRVMKQLIQDEGFKYPTAAKVLETDMYIDDVCTGASSIAEARQLRADLSALLSTAGFELRKWASSHAAVLSDLPHEYKEKPHKFGDIETIQVLGIQWISEDDVFCYRIETIPNCTTKRQVLSQIARTYDLPGFLGPVVIWMKILMQKIWLQGIDWDDPLPSRMIDQWNRTLPSQWFHVPTADNPADIASRGCMPSQLVNHKLWWSGPDFLREDFSLWPSQEVASVPDLPDLKEVVPSLIGHVTGGDDGVVFLLERFSSL encoded by the exons atgcCTACTAGTCAGGAAAAAGCGGCTTCCGATCTCCAGGTTTTAATTGCCAGGCGGGAACGATATTTTCAATGTATACAACAAGCGTTCGATTTAATTCCACgtttgaatgatttaaacatATGCAGGCAATTTAAAGCAAGATGTAAAACGTTGGACAAAGCATATTCCGAATTCGATGCCGTtcagaataaaatattagaaacaaaCGCCTTAGCAGCTGTAGAACATCGAATATCAGACGTTTTAGCATCCTCACAGGCATTTGACAATTTGTTCTATGCTGTTAGAGCTGCGGAAGCTTCTTGGTCTGAACCACAAACCGTTTCAACTCCTTCCGCCCCAACAATCAAACCAAAATTGCCTCATATCACTCTGCCGACATTTGATGGGACTTATGAAAAGTTTGAttcatttaaatcattatttgatacaTTGATTCATAATCAAGGACATCTCTCAACAATTGAAAAGTATAGCTATCTACGTTCTTCCGTCTCCGGTACTGCTCTGACTGCCATACAAGGTCTACCATTTGCGGAAAATTCCTATGAAACTGCCTACAAAACTTTAGTCACTAGATTCACAAACAAAAGAGTtattgcatctaatgtgtgtcaGAAGCTATTTTCTGTGAAACCTTTTACGCAAGAAAGTCAACTTAAAGGATTTTTAGAAGATTTTAATGTTCAAGTGGAAGCTTTAAACAACCTTGCTTTAACTAGTGTTTCGGATTTTCTTATTTCGTTCATGGCTCTTAGGCTGCTTGATCCTCAAACACGTCAAGCTTTTGAGGATACAAGAGCTAACGATCCTACTGTACCAACTTATGCCGATATCCGTAAATTTGTAGAAGGGCGTATTGCTACATGTGAGGTAATTAACTCTTCGTCAGCAAAGACAAATTACCCTAAGCCGATGGGTTCTATGAAAGTTCCAGTTAAAAGAGCCATGGTTGCTCATGCTTCTCCTCCACTGAAGCCTAGTGTGCAATCAACCTCTTCCAAGCCTGCAGATTTGAGCCACACCTGTCCATGTTGTGCTAAATCTCACCGAGTCATAGAATGCAATCAGTTTGGTAATATGACTATTTCGCAACGCTATGAAGTTTTacgtaaaaaacttttatgcttTTCCTGTTTTGGACCACACGCTCGATCGACATGTTCTTCTAAATTTTCATGCAGACATTGTGGTTCCAAAGCCCATCATACCATGCTTCATAATGATAGTAAAGCCAATATTCCTCCTATATCATCTGCCAGTGAGCCTACCGTTGCACTGTCAGGTAATATTATGCCTTCGCCGTCTGTACATCAGCATAAGCAAATCCTATTGGGAACTGCTATAGTTAGTATTCCTGATGTATTTGGTCATCATCATGATGTCCGAGTTTTAATCGATCCAGGAAGTATGATCAATATTATTTCCCAATCACTAAAGGATCGCCTTACTTTACCAATGACAGCGTCTAACATACGCATCTCGGGTATAGGATCTGGGAAACCCCAACCAGCCAAAGGTACTGTTGTTTGTACTGTCAACTCAAAACATAGTCCGTTCTCTATCACCGTTGAAGCGGCTGTGTTACCAACCATAGCAACTAAAATTCCTGCCGTCCCAGTTGTACAAAATATTGTCAATAAACTTTCTCAGCTAAAACTTGCCGATCCTCAGTTCTATAGCCCTGCTTCGGTTGAGATGCTCATCGGAGCACAACATTACGCCAACCTTCTGACTTCGGAACCTGTAGTTCCAGGTCATCCCTCTCTGGTTCCATCCATGTTCGGAACACTTGTTATGGGTGAATGTCCATCGATGTCATCGAATGAGTATCATTCATATTGGATAATGCACTCTGACACAGACCTTTCGTACCAGTTACAGAAGTTTTGGGAAGTTGAAGAATTGCCTGTCAAAACTCCGTTGAACCCAGAAGATGTGAAATGTGAGGAACACTTTGTCAAAACTCATCGCCGTGATTCCGATGGAGCTTATATTGTACGATTGCCATTTCGTAATGGTGAAGCTCCGGAGCTAGGTGATAACCGTGTCTCTGCACTAAATCGTCTAACTAAATTAGAAAAACGTTTAGAAAAACAGCCTACGTTTAAAGATTTGTACCATGCAAATCTTCAAGATTACCTCAGTTCTGGTCACATGGTACTTGCCGAGAAGAACTCGTCTTATGTTTTGACCCATCATGGAGTTACGAAAGATAGCTCCACAACTAAAGTTAGAGTTGTATTTAACCCTGCTGAGAAAACCAATGCCACCTTCCCTTCTTTAAATGAGACTTTATTAGCCGGTCCTAAGCTTCAAAACAGTATTAAcgatattgttttgaatttccgCTTGCACCGAGTTGCTATCACAGGAGATGTAAAACAAATGTATAGAgccatcaaattggatgcaAGAGATAGTAAATTTCAGCAGATATTGTGGCGTTTCGATCCCTCTCAACCTGTACAACAGTATGAAATAACCCGTGTTTGTTTTGGCATTACTAGCTCGCCTTACCATGCCCTCCGTGTGatgaaacaattaattcaagACGAAGGATTTAAATATCCGACTGCTGCTAAAGTTCTAGAAACTGACATGTATATCGATGATGTGTGTACCGGAGCTTCCTCCATTGCTGAAGCCCGTCAGCTACGTGCCGACTTATCTGCTTTGTTATCGACGGCTGGGTTTGAGTTAAGGAAATGGGCAAGCTCTCATGCCGCCGTTCTAAGTGACCTACCTCACGAATATAAGGAAAAGCCTCACAAATTTGGTGACATTGAAACTATTCAAGTTCTTGGAATTCAATGGATATCTGAGGATGATGTGTTTTGCTATCGAATTGAAACCATCCCTAATTGCACCACTAAACGCcaagttttatcacaaattgCCCGTACCTATGATTTACCAGGATTTTTGGGACCTGTAGTTATCTGGATGAAGATATTGATGCAAAAAATCTGGCTACAAGGAATCGACTGGGATGATCCTTTACCGTCTCGTATGATTGATCAATGGA ATCGGACTTTACCATCTCAATGGTTCCATGTTCCAACAGCTGATAACCCTGCCGATATTGCTAGTCGTGGCTGTATGCCAAGTCAGCTTGTAAACCATAAGTTGTGGTGGTCAGGTCCCGATTTTTTGCGCGAAGATTTTTCTTTATGGCCAAGCCAAGAAGTAGCCTCGGTTCCTGACCTGCCCGACCTAAAAGAGGTTGTCCCATCATTGATAGGCCATGTTACAGGTGGAGATGATGGTGTTGTTTTTCTTCTAGAACGTTTCTCATCTCTT